In the genome of Gordonia rubripertincta, one region contains:
- a CDS encoding succinate dehydrogenase hydrophobic membrane anchor subunit, protein MTTSEATGVAKTLGKEHDRPASLDNPRSPRKPKGGNFEKNAWMFMRFSGLILVFLTIGHMFIMLAWDGGVHRIDASFVAARWSSPGWQIWDLTMLWLAQLHGGNGVRTVIADYSRKDSTRFWLNVLLAVSMILTLVLGTYAILTFDVNSVG, encoded by the coding sequence ATGACCACCTCGGAAGCCACCGGTGTCGCGAAGACCCTCGGCAAGGAACACGACCGTCCGGCCAGCCTGGACAACCCCCGCTCCCCGCGTAAGCCCAAGGGCGGCAACTTCGAGAAGAACGCATGGATGTTCATGCGCTTCTCCGGCCTGATACTCGTCTTCCTGACGATCGGCCACATGTTCATCATGCTCGCCTGGGACGGCGGCGTGCACCGGATCGACGCCTCGTTCGTCGCCGCACGCTGGAGCTCGCCCGGCTGGCAGATCTGGGACCTGACCATGCTCTGGCTAGCCCAGCTGCACGGCGGCAACGGCGTGCGCACCGTCATCGCCGACTACTCGCGCAAGGACTCGACCCGCTTCTGGCTGAATGTGCTGCTGGCCGTGTCGATGATCCTGACCCTGGTGCTGGGCACCTACGCGATCCTCACCTTCGACGTCAACAGCGTCGGCTAA
- the sdhC gene encoding succinate dehydrogenase, cytochrome b556 subunit gives MSTSTEVAPDPVRRRSLYRGDPGMWSWVLHRITGVTIFFFLFVHVLDTAVIRVDPNQYDEIIETYKTPIIGLMEIALVACVLFHAFNGVRLILVDFWSKGPKYQRQMLWVAMTLFVVVFGAGAIRLLQIMFSHL, from the coding sequence ATGAGCACCTCGACCGAAGTCGCACCTGACCCGGTGCGTCGACGTTCTCTGTACCGCGGCGACCCGGGCATGTGGTCCTGGGTTCTGCACCGCATCACAGGCGTCACCATTTTCTTCTTCTTGTTCGTACACGTGTTGGACACCGCGGTCATCCGCGTCGATCCCAACCAGTACGACGAGATCATCGAAACCTACAAGACCCCGATCATCGGTCTCATGGAGATCGCCCTGGTCGCCTGCGTCCTGTTCCACGCCTTCAACGGCGTTCGCCTGATCCTGGTGGACTTCTGGTCCAAGGGCCCCAAGTACCAGCGTCAGATGCTGTGGGTCGCGATGACCCTGTTCGTCGTCGTGTTCGGCGCCGGCGCCATCCGCCTGCTGCAGATCATGTTCAGCCACCTGTAG
- a CDS encoding cytidine deaminase has product MSTDIEWNVLRHKATEMLSHAYAPYSQYPVGAAGVTSDGRVVAGCNVENVSYGLGICAEVSLVAQLISQGGKSLRAVTVTDASGKVLMPCGRCRQVLFEHGGRDLLVDHPAGPRPLVELLPDAFGPDDIAEVVS; this is encoded by the coding sequence GTGAGTACCGATATCGAGTGGAATGTCCTGCGACACAAAGCAACTGAAATGTTGTCCCACGCCTACGCCCCGTACTCGCAATACCCTGTGGGGGCCGCCGGAGTCACCTCCGACGGGCGTGTCGTAGCAGGTTGCAATGTGGAAAATGTCTCATACGGGCTGGGGATCTGCGCCGAGGTCTCGTTGGTCGCGCAGCTGATCTCACAAGGCGGGAAGTCCCTGCGTGCGGTGACCGTCACCGATGCCTCCGGCAAGGTCCTGATGCCGTGCGGGCGGTGCCGGCAGGTGCTTTTCGAACACGGCGGCCGCGACCTCCTCGTCGATCATCCCGCCGGTCCGCGTCCCCTCGTCGAACTCTTACCCGACGCCTTCGGTCCCGACGACATCGCCGAGGTGGTCTCGTGA
- a CDS encoding thymidine phosphorylase, producing the protein MTSSTEPAADEVIHAVSVIATKRGGGELSDAQIAWMVDGYTRGEVAPEQMSSLLMAIYLRGMNRREIATWTRAMIDSGRRMDLTGLRRDGRRLITVDKHSTGGVGDKITLPLTPLVASFGVAVPQLSGRGLGHTGGTLDKLESIPGWRAEVSTEEMLDQLERVGAVICAAGADLAPADRKLYALRDVTGTVESIPLLATSIMSKKIAEGTGALVLDVKTGSGAFLPDESDARELASTMVELGHDAGVDTRALITDMSVPLGLAVGNAVEVAESVEVLAGGGPADVVELTLALAREMLDAAGRPDADPAEHLANGRAMDAWRAMISAQGGDPDAPLPVARHQDVFVADRNGVMAGMDARAVGDAAWRLGGGRSKPGESVSAEAGVVIHAKPGDRVSAGQPLFTLHTQDEDRIAGARSSLAGAVRIEDGDADTSNAGDRPLIIDSVRFTR; encoded by the coding sequence GTGACGTCCTCGACCGAGCCCGCCGCCGACGAGGTGATCCACGCCGTCTCGGTGATCGCGACAAAGCGAGGGGGTGGCGAGCTCAGCGACGCGCAGATCGCCTGGATGGTCGACGGATACACCCGCGGCGAGGTTGCACCGGAGCAGATGTCGTCGTTGTTGATGGCCATCTATCTGCGCGGGATGAACCGGCGGGAGATCGCGACGTGGACCCGCGCCATGATCGACAGCGGGCGGCGGATGGATCTGACCGGGCTGCGCCGCGACGGACGGCGGCTGATCACGGTCGACAAACACTCCACGGGCGGAGTCGGCGACAAGATCACGCTGCCTCTGACGCCGCTGGTCGCGTCATTCGGTGTCGCGGTCCCGCAGCTCTCCGGTCGGGGTCTCGGCCACACCGGCGGCACTCTGGACAAGCTCGAATCGATCCCGGGCTGGAGGGCCGAGGTGAGCACCGAGGAGATGCTCGACCAGCTCGAACGCGTCGGTGCGGTCATCTGCGCGGCCGGCGCCGACCTCGCCCCCGCCGACCGGAAGCTCTACGCACTGCGAGACGTCACCGGGACGGTCGAATCCATCCCGTTGCTCGCCACCTCGATCATGAGCAAGAAGATCGCCGAAGGCACCGGCGCGTTGGTCCTCGACGTGAAGACCGGCTCGGGTGCTTTCCTGCCGGACGAGTCCGACGCGCGCGAACTGGCGTCGACGATGGTCGAGTTGGGCCACGACGCGGGGGTCGACACGCGGGCGCTGATCACCGACATGAGTGTCCCGCTGGGCCTGGCGGTCGGGAACGCCGTCGAGGTCGCCGAATCGGTCGAGGTCCTCGCCGGTGGTGGACCGGCCGATGTCGTCGAGCTGACCCTCGCTCTCGCCCGGGAGATGCTCGATGCGGCGGGTCGGCCCGACGCCGATCCCGCCGAGCACCTGGCCAACGGCCGGGCGATGGACGCCTGGCGGGCGATGATCTCCGCGCAGGGCGGCGACCCGGACGCCCCGCTGCCGGTCGCCCGGCATCAGGACGTCTTCGTCGCCGACCGGAACGGCGTCATGGCCGGCATGGATGCGCGCGCGGTCGGAGACGCGGCCTGGCGGCTGGGCGGAGGACGATCCAAGCCCGGTGAATCGGTCTCGGCGGAGGCGGGTGTCGTGATCCACGCCAAACCCGGCGACCGGGTCAGCGCCGGCCAACCGCTGTTCACCTTGCACACGCAGGATGAGGACCGGATCGCGGGCGCGCGCTCGAGTCTCGCCGGTGCGGTGCGGATCGAGGACGGGGATGCCGACACGAGCAACGCCGGCGACCGGCCACTGATCATCGATTCCGTTAGGTTCACAAGATGA
- a CDS encoding adenosine deaminase translates to MTTLDPAHLTLAPKVLLHDHLDGGLRPATVLELAHEVGYDGLPVDDAAGLGRWFREAADSGSLERYLETFTHTVAVMQTVDALERVARECVEDLADDNVVYAEVRYAPEQHLEAGLTLDEVVEAVLRGFADGERIAADRGKSIIVRCLVTAMRHAARSREIAELAVRYRDRGVVGFDIAGAEAGHPPTRHLDAFEYMRANSAPFTIHAGEAFGLPSIHEAIGFCGTDRLGHGVRVFDDIELPDGVDLAAQSFAGAKLGLIANIVRDKRIPLELCPSSNVQTGAVTSLAEHPFNVLARLRFRVTVNTDNRLMGDTTMSKEFGLLADQFGYGWADFERFTVNAMKSAFIHFDERLAVIDDVIKPGYAVLLGSG, encoded by the coding sequence ATGACGACGCTGGATCCGGCGCACCTCACCCTCGCGCCCAAGGTTCTCCTGCACGACCACCTCGACGGCGGGCTGCGGCCGGCGACCGTCCTGGAACTCGCGCACGAGGTCGGTTACGACGGACTGCCCGTCGACGACGCGGCCGGACTCGGGCGGTGGTTCCGCGAGGCTGCCGACAGCGGGTCCCTCGAGCGATACCTGGAGACCTTCACCCATACCGTCGCCGTCATGCAGACCGTCGACGCCCTCGAACGGGTGGCACGCGAGTGCGTGGAGGACCTCGCCGACGACAACGTCGTCTACGCGGAGGTGCGGTACGCACCGGAACAACATCTCGAGGCCGGACTCACCCTCGACGAGGTCGTGGAGGCGGTGCTGCGCGGATTCGCCGACGGCGAGCGGATCGCCGCCGACCGCGGGAAGTCGATCATCGTCCGCTGTCTGGTGACCGCGATGCGGCATGCGGCGCGCTCACGGGAGATCGCCGAACTCGCCGTGCGCTACCGCGATCGCGGCGTCGTCGGCTTCGACATCGCCGGCGCCGAGGCCGGTCACCCGCCCACCCGTCATCTCGACGCCTTCGAGTACATGCGCGCCAACAGTGCGCCGTTCACCATCCATGCGGGTGAGGCGTTCGGTCTGCCGTCGATCCACGAGGCCATCGGCTTCTGCGGCACCGACCGTCTCGGCCACGGGGTAAGGGTCTTCGACGACATCGAGCTGCCCGACGGCGTCGACCTCGCCGCCCAGTCGTTCGCCGGCGCGAAGCTCGGTCTGATCGCGAACATCGTGCGCGACAAACGGATTCCGCTCGAGCTGTGCCCGAGCTCGAATGTGCAGACCGGGGCGGTCACCTCGCTCGCCGAGCACCCGTTCAACGTGCTGGCCCGGCTCCGGTTCCGGGTCACCGTCAACACCGACAACCGGCTCATGGGCGACACCACGATGAGCAAGGAGTTCGGTCTGCTCGCCGACCAGTTCGGTTACGGCTGGGCCGATTTCGAACGCTTCACGGTCAACGCCATGAAGTCGGCGTTCATCCACTTCGACGAGCGGCTCGCGGTCATCGACGATGTGATCAAGCCGGGTTATGCGGTGCTGCTCGGGTCGGGCTAG
- a CDS encoding DUF2510 domain-containing protein, which produces MNQPPPPPTTPPGWYVDPGDPSMLRWWDGRQWTDNWQLVPQQPKKSGGIGKALLIVGSSLLAVFVVLGGCAALIAGSSSDGTDSDRTPAARERAAEPSEDSRAGELERQRRKQELERLTNKASYRPATTREWQLIAKDPNAHKGELYVIYGRVVQADSVTGSSQMRVNTDGQQVESAYDFDINTVVTEGLASFKQVVEDDLVAMWVSVEGDETYTTMMGGSLTAPKVEVNIIEVYGSSG; this is translated from the coding sequence ATGAATCAACCGCCGCCCCCGCCGACCACCCCACCCGGTTGGTATGTCGATCCCGGCGACCCGTCCATGCTCCGATGGTGGGACGGTCGCCAGTGGACCGACAACTGGCAGCTCGTCCCGCAGCAGCCGAAGAAGTCGGGCGGCATCGGGAAAGCTCTGCTCATCGTCGGCAGCTCGCTGCTGGCGGTCTTTGTGGTTCTCGGTGGCTGTGCTGCCCTCATCGCAGGGTCGTCGTCCGACGGCACCGACAGCGACCGGACACCCGCTGCCCGCGAACGGGCTGCCGAACCCTCGGAGGACTCCCGGGCCGGCGAGCTCGAGCGGCAGCGGCGCAAGCAGGAACTCGAGCGGCTCACCAACAAGGCGTCCTACCGTCCGGCGACAACCCGGGAGTGGCAGCTCATCGCGAAGGATCCGAACGCACACAAGGGCGAGTTGTATGTGATTTACGGGCGGGTGGTGCAGGCCGACAGCGTGACAGGGAGCAGTCAGATGCGGGTCAACACCGACGGCCAGCAGGTGGAGAGCGCCTACGACTTCGACATCAACACCGTCGTCACCGAGGGGCTGGCCTCGTTCAAGCAGGTCGTCGAGGACGACCTGGTCGCCATGTGGGTGAGCGTAGAGGGTGATGAGACCTACACGACGATGATGGGCGGGTCGCTGACAGCTCCGAAGGTGGAGGTCAACATCATCGAGGTTTACGGCAGCTCGGGTTAG
- a CDS encoding C40 family peptidase, giving the protein MLDVAMFVGPLRQLVAALGTGILAPGNPAETIRAAASAVDAARRGSSAATDAVRTHWEGSGATAAVDAAGRLQQSMGTLADDADAFARLVESAGGKVHTASTELLGLVDSLERRARAFGNELFTPTGLLTMLPVAAEHLGRGLEIVARTRADLRSDTDMMAALGRRIAPAPVTTIGDQTSGEQLSVSPVSGGVPITLPDGSVAHAPNERAATAVRAALSQRGVPYLWGGTTPAGFDCSGFTRWAYRQAGLELPRLAQDQDSAGVPVTQAQLQPGDLAVWSGHVAMYIGNDQMIEAGDPVAVSPVRTTNLDQTFEGFFRPR; this is encoded by the coding sequence ATGCTCGACGTCGCGATGTTCGTCGGACCGCTACGGCAACTCGTTGCAGCACTGGGCACGGGCATCCTCGCCCCGGGCAATCCGGCGGAGACGATCCGTGCCGCCGCGAGTGCCGTCGACGCCGCACGCCGTGGATCGTCTGCCGCCACCGACGCGGTGCGCACGCACTGGGAGGGTTCTGGTGCGACCGCGGCCGTCGACGCCGCAGGGAGACTTCAGCAGAGCATGGGCACGCTGGCCGACGACGCCGATGCCTTCGCCCGCCTCGTCGAGAGCGCCGGCGGAAAGGTGCACACGGCGTCGACCGAACTCCTCGGACTGGTCGACTCGCTCGAACGGCGGGCCCGCGCCTTCGGGAACGAGTTGTTCACCCCGACCGGCCTGCTGACGATGCTGCCGGTGGCAGCCGAGCATCTCGGCCGCGGTCTCGAGATCGTCGCCCGCACACGCGCCGACCTCCGCTCCGACACCGACATGATGGCGGCGCTCGGGCGCCGGATCGCACCCGCGCCGGTCACGACCATCGGCGACCAGACATCCGGTGAGCAGCTTTCGGTGTCGCCGGTGTCCGGAGGTGTGCCGATCACGCTTCCCGACGGTTCGGTGGCCCACGCACCGAACGAGCGGGCGGCGACGGCGGTGCGAGCCGCCCTGAGCCAGCGGGGTGTTCCTTATCTCTGGGGTGGGACCACGCCCGCCGGTTTCGATTGCAGCGGTTTCACCAGATGGGCCTACCGGCAGGCCGGTCTCGAGCTCCCCCGCCTGGCGCAGGATCAGGACAGTGCCGGCGTCCCGGTCACGCAGGCCCAACTACAGCCGGGCGACCTCGCCGTCTGGTCCGGCCATGTCGCCATGTACATCGGCAACGATCAGATGATCGAGGCCGGCGATCCGGTCGCCGTCTCACCGGTGCGGACAACGAATCTCGACCAGACCTTCGAGGGATTCTTCCGGCCCCGGTGA
- a CDS encoding type VII secretion target, translated as MTDSSALQQFSSTHRTGGLLVGDQARSDEAALVDLAITFGIIGAEFLAAVVEFLRLHRSNLETTAARQHDVASATRSADETYLACDCAAADRGFNV; from the coding sequence TTGACGGATTCATCGGCGCTGCAGCAGTTCTCGTCGACGCACCGCACCGGGGGCCTGTTGGTCGGCGATCAGGCCCGCAGCGACGAGGCGGCCCTGGTCGACCTCGCGATCACGTTCGGGATCATCGGGGCGGAGTTCCTCGCCGCGGTGGTCGAGTTCCTGCGGCTCCACCGGAGCAACCTCGAGACGACGGCGGCGCGGCAGCATGACGTCGCGTCGGCAACCCGCAGCGCCGACGAGACCTACCTCGCCTGCGACTGCGCGGCCGCCGACCGGGGGTTCAACGTCTGA
- the upp gene encoding uracil phosphoribosyltransferase: MERLIVDHPLAAARLTTMRDETTDNAGFRAALSDLTQMLIYEALAGAPRADVQINTPLVPHTGSRLAKPPLLVPVLRAGLGMVEQAHAMVPEARVGFVGIARDEETAQPVPYLESLPEDLSGLPVFVLDPMLATGGSMLHTIELLVARNATDITAVCVVAAPQGVELLEQAGHPCRLVVAAIDEGLNDVNYIVPGLGDAGDRQFGPR; encoded by the coding sequence ATGGAACGCCTGATCGTCGATCATCCTCTCGCCGCCGCTCGTCTGACGACGATGCGGGACGAGACCACCGACAACGCCGGATTCCGCGCGGCACTCTCGGATCTCACCCAGATGCTGATCTACGAGGCGCTGGCCGGTGCGCCCCGAGCGGACGTGCAGATCAACACGCCGCTGGTCCCGCACACCGGGTCGCGGCTGGCGAAGCCGCCGCTGCTGGTCCCGGTCCTGCGCGCCGGCCTCGGGATGGTCGAGCAGGCGCATGCGATGGTGCCCGAGGCCCGGGTCGGTTTCGTGGGCATCGCCCGCGACGAGGAGACCGCTCAGCCGGTGCCGTATCTCGAGTCCCTGCCCGAGGACCTCTCGGGGCTGCCCGTCTTCGTTCTCGACCCGATGCTCGCGACCGGTGGGTCGATGCTGCACACGATCGAACTGCTCGTCGCGCGCAACGCCACCGACATCACCGCGGTCTGCGTCGTCGCGGCACCGCAGGGGGTGGAGCTGCTCGAGCAGGCCGGCCACCCGTGCCGTCTCGTCGTCGCCGCGATCGACGAGGGCCTCAACGACGTCAACTACATCGTCCCGGGACTCGGCGACGCCGGCGATCGTCAGTTCGGCCCGCGCTGA
- a CDS encoding purine-nucleoside phosphorylase, with amino-acid sequence MDPTADADAAALVAAATIAAETDAAAHDVAVILGSGWAPAADAFGAPIRSLPMSSIPGFTPPKAAGHGGVIHSVRVGDRRVLLMLGRIHAYEGHDLARVVHPVRTAAAAGVHTVVLTNAAGGLREDMSVGQPILISDHLNLTARSPLAGARFVDLVDAYSPRLREIARSVDPSLAEGVYAGLPGPHYETPAEIRMLRTLGADLVGMSTVHETIAARAAGLEVLGVSLVTNLAAGMTGEHLSHAEVLEVGRASATRMGELLAQIIGEL; translated from the coding sequence ATGGATCCCACTGCCGACGCCGACGCCGCAGCCCTCGTCGCGGCCGCCACCATCGCCGCCGAGACCGACGCCGCCGCACACGATGTGGCCGTGATCCTCGGTTCCGGGTGGGCCCCGGCGGCCGATGCGTTCGGTGCACCGATCCGTTCGCTACCGATGTCGTCGATCCCCGGCTTCACCCCTCCCAAGGCCGCCGGCCACGGTGGCGTGATCCATTCCGTCCGGGTCGGAGACCGTCGAGTTTTGTTGATGCTCGGCCGGATTCACGCCTACGAGGGCCACGACCTCGCGCGGGTCGTGCATCCGGTGCGGACCGCGGCGGCGGCCGGCGTCCACACCGTTGTGCTCACCAACGCGGCCGGCGGTCTGCGCGAGGACATGTCCGTGGGCCAGCCGATCCTGATCTCCGATCACCTCAACCTGACCGCGCGTTCCCCGCTGGCCGGCGCACGGTTCGTCGACCTGGTCGACGCCTACTCCCCGCGCCTGCGCGAGATCGCGCGGAGCGTCGACCCCTCCCTCGCCGAGGGTGTCTACGCCGGCCTGCCGGGCCCCCATTACGAGACACCGGCCGAGATCCGGATGCTGCGCACGCTGGGCGCCGACCTGGTCGGCATGTCGACGGTGCACGAGACGATCGCCGCACGTGCCGCGGGGCTCGAGGTCCTCGGGGTCTCGCTGGTGACCAACCTGGCCGCCGGCATGACCGGTGAACACCTCAGTCACGCCGAGGTACTCGAGGTCGGGCGTGCATCGGCGACGCGTATGGGCGAACTGCTCGCCCAGATCATCGGCGAGCTGTAG
- a CDS encoding enoyl-CoA hydratase/isomerase family protein: protein MPYLNEVGEVVELHLGAQGAELDESNPENRFRLEWLDEVERLLAEVSADPKRPLVLTATGKFFSNGLDTDHIFAAPDQLPAYLDRVHALYATILTLPVPTVAAVNGHAFGAGAMLALCADHLVMRTERGFWSLPEAALNMPFTRGMSTLLRTRLTDRTATEAMYTSRRYGAADAVAAGIVDEAVEADRLAARAAEIATARAATVGPNLALIKRGLRGPLLTDLAVPTPAGVLS from the coding sequence ATGCCATATCTCAACGAGGTCGGGGAGGTCGTCGAACTCCATCTCGGGGCCCAGGGCGCCGAGCTCGACGAGTCGAACCCCGAGAACCGCTTCCGTCTGGAATGGCTCGACGAGGTGGAACGGCTGCTCGCGGAGGTGAGCGCCGACCCGAAGCGTCCGCTGGTGCTGACCGCGACCGGCAAATTCTTCTCCAACGGGCTCGACACCGACCACATCTTCGCCGCGCCGGATCAGCTGCCCGCATACCTCGACCGTGTGCACGCGCTGTACGCAACGATCCTCACCCTCCCGGTCCCGACGGTCGCGGCGGTCAACGGTCATGCCTTCGGCGCCGGCGCAATGCTCGCCCTCTGTGCCGACCACCTGGTCATGCGCACCGAACGCGGTTTCTGGTCGCTGCCCGAGGCGGCCCTGAACATGCCGTTCACCCGCGGCATGTCGACGCTCCTGCGCACGCGGCTCACCGACCGGACCGCGACCGAGGCGATGTACACCAGCCGGCGATACGGCGCTGCCGACGCGGTGGCCGCCGGCATCGTCGACGAGGCGGTGGAGGCGGATCGACTGGCCGCCCGCGCCGCCGAGATCGCCACCGCCCGTGCGGCGACCGTGGGACCCAACCTCGCGCTGATCAAGCGGGGACTCCGCGGACCGCTGCTCACCGACCTCGCCGTCCCGACTCCCGCCGGGGTCCTGTCGTGA
- a CDS encoding amidohydrolase encodes MSVDGLPDASKIIDAWLDANGPELVAWRRDIHAHPELSRQEVRTTELVMAELSAVGLTPRRLPLGTGVVCDLGPAGEPRIGLRADMDALPVTEHTGLPFTSTVEGASHSCGHDAHTAILIGVAKLLASAGPLPVGVRLIFQAAEEVMPGGALDAIEAGVTSGLGRIFALHCDPRLPVGTVGLRSGPLTSAADHIDLQLHSAGGHTSRPHLTGDLIYAMGTVITGLPGVLSRRVDPRSGTVMVWGAANAGSAANAIPQEGRMRGTVRTGDHGTWATLEPLVRSVVGELLAPLGVRYDLSYFRGVPPVVNDEVAVGMLERAVAAIGPDAVAATPQSPGGEDFSWYLEQVPGAMARLGVWDGFGPQVDLHAPNFDLDERALAIGVRTLAGVVLNARSAAGEPLELTPPFAP; translated from the coding sequence GTGAGTGTGGACGGCCTGCCCGACGCGTCGAAGATCATCGACGCGTGGCTGGACGCGAACGGTCCTGAGCTGGTCGCCTGGCGGCGTGACATCCACGCCCACCCCGAGCTGTCCCGGCAGGAGGTGCGCACCACCGAACTGGTGATGGCCGAGCTGTCGGCGGTGGGACTCACCCCGCGTCGGCTCCCACTGGGCACCGGCGTCGTCTGCGACCTCGGGCCGGCCGGTGAACCGCGGATCGGCCTGCGGGCCGACATGGACGCGCTCCCGGTCACCGAACACACCGGCCTCCCGTTCACCTCGACGGTCGAGGGCGCGTCCCACTCCTGCGGACACGACGCCCATACCGCGATCCTGATCGGCGTGGCCAAGCTCCTGGCCTCGGCCGGACCGCTCCCGGTGGGAGTCCGGCTGATCTTCCAGGCGGCCGAGGAGGTCATGCCGGGCGGTGCGCTCGACGCCATCGAGGCCGGCGTGACCAGCGGACTCGGACGCATCTTCGCGCTGCACTGCGATCCGCGTCTGCCCGTCGGCACCGTCGGCCTGCGGTCGGGTCCGCTGACCTCGGCGGCCGACCACATCGACCTGCAACTCCACTCCGCGGGCGGCCACACGTCCCGTCCACATCTGACCGGCGACCTGATCTACGCGATGGGCACCGTGATCACCGGACTGCCCGGGGTGCTGTCGCGGCGCGTCGACCCGCGCTCGGGAACGGTGATGGTGTGGGGTGCGGCCAACGCCGGCAGCGCCGCCAACGCCATCCCGCAGGAGGGCCGGATGCGCGGCACGGTGCGCACCGGCGACCACGGCACCTGGGCGACGCTGGAGCCGCTGGTCCGCAGCGTCGTCGGTGAGCTCCTCGCGCCGCTCGGCGTGCGCTACGACCTCTCCTACTTCCGGGGTGTCCCACCAGTGGTCAACGACGAGGTCGCCGTGGGCATGCTCGAACGCGCGGTCGCCGCGATCGGTCCCGACGCCGTCGCCGCCACGCCGCAGTCACCCGGCGGCGAGGACTTCTCCTGGTACCTCGAACAGGTCCCGGGCGCGATGGCGCGCCTCGGCGTCTGGGACGGTTTCGGCCCGCAGGTCGATCTGCACGCACCGAACTTCGACCTCGATGAACGTGCCCTGGCGATCGGCGTCCGCACGCTGGCAGGCGTCGTCCTCAACGCGCGCAGCGCCGCCGGCGAACCGCTGGAGCTCACGCCGCCGTTCGCGCCCTAG
- a CDS encoding gamma-glutamylcyclotransferase → MPIYAAYGSNMHPEQMAERAPHSPMAGTGWLRGWRLTFGGGDIGWEGSLATVTEDRDDPDARVFVVLYDVTTEDEELLDRWEGSELGIHRKIRARVDTADGPVLAWLYVLDAFEGGLPSARYLGVMAEAAEIAGAPADYVQDLRLRESRNVGPGPGPVES, encoded by the coding sequence GTGCCTATATACGCCGCGTACGGATCGAACATGCATCCCGAGCAGATGGCGGAACGCGCGCCGCACTCGCCGATGGCGGGTACCGGATGGCTACGCGGATGGCGCCTGACCTTCGGTGGCGGCGACATCGGCTGGGAGGGTTCCCTGGCGACGGTCACCGAGGACCGCGACGATCCCGATGCCCGCGTCTTCGTCGTCCTGTACGACGTGACCACCGAAGACGAGGAACTCCTCGACCGCTGGGAGGGCTCCGAACTCGGCATCCACCGCAAGATCCGCGCCCGCGTCGACACCGCCGACGGCCCGGTACTGGCCTGGCTCTACGTGCTCGACGCCTTCGAGGGCGGACTCCCCTCGGCCCGCTACCTCGGCGTCATGGCCGAGGCCGCGGAGATCGCCGGTGCCCCGGCCGACTACGTGCAGGACTTGCGTCTGCGCGAGTCGCGCAACGTCGGCCCCGGGCCTGGGCCCGTCGAATCCTGA